A genomic region of Venturia canescens isolate UGA chromosome 7, ASM1945775v1, whole genome shotgun sequence contains the following coding sequences:
- the LOC122413708 gene encoding 40S ribosomal protein S11-like, which produces MADQTERSFQKQPTIFLNRKKGLGPKSRKPARYTRNVGLGFKTPREAIQGTYIDKKCPFTGNVSIRGRILTGVVQKMKMQRTIVIRRDYLHYIRKYNRFEKRHRNMSVHLSPCFRDVEIGDVVTIGECRPLSKTVRFNVLKVTKGTGSKKSFKKF; this is translated from the exons atgGCTGATCAG ACCGAGCGGTCTTTTCAAAAACAACCTACTATATTTCTGAACCGAAAAAAAGGACTCGGTCCGAAATCACGTAAGCCTGCGCGATACACCCGCAACGTAGGTCTGGGCTTCAAAACGCCCCGTGAG GCTATTCAAGGTACTtacattgataaaaaatgtccGTTTACCGGAAATGTGTCAATCAGAGGACGTATTCTAACGGGAGTTgttcaaaaaatgaagatgCAGAGAACTATTGTTATCCGACGTGATTATCTTCATTATATTCGCAAATACAACAGATTTGAGAAAAGGCATCGCAACATGAGCGTGCACTTGAGTCCTTGTTTCAG AGATGTTGAAATCGGAGACGTTGTTACGATCGGAGAATGCCGACCGCTCAGCAAAACTGTCAGATTCAATGTTCTCAAGGTCACCAAGGGGACTGGATCGAAAAAAAGCTTTAAGAAATTTTAG
- the eIF3d1 gene encoding eukaryotic translation initiation factor 3 subunit D, whose protein sequence is MTNEIVEETHQKEEPVHFQEPAIQNNPDGWGPYELPDQFKDIPYQPFSKGDRLGKISDWTGAAFQDKKFTNKYASQFGSGSQYAYYHDEDESTFHLVDTTRVQKPPYQRGRFGKNQRNMRGRGGQRGGINQMQQLGKLKLRERERKGQTKRWGRQQGLRNHKNQPPIKIRDASVTVRPDWVTIEEMDFPRLAKLSLPGVKDGEDILCAGSLEYYDKTYDRVNVKSEKPLQRIDRIFHTVTTTDDPVIRKLSKTEGNVYATDAILATIMCSTRSNYSWDIVIEKIGDKLFFDKRDNTEFDLLTVNETSVEPPQDDGNSLNSPRNLALEATFINHNFSQQVLKSNEPRYKFEEGNPFISEEEESDVASVAYRYRKWDLNNGVTLVCRCEHDAVMQGTNNDTQFLTIKALNEWDSKLANGVEWRQKLDTQRGAVLANELRNNACKLAKWTVQALLAGSDQLKFGYVSRASVRDSSKHVILGTQQYKPNEFATQINLNMDNAWGILRCIIDICLKQKDGKYLIMKDPNKPMIRLYDIPDNTFESEGEEDEDDEEPVNDAFQN, encoded by the exons ATGACTAACGAAATTGTGGAAGAAACTCATCAAAAGGAAGAGCCGGTGCATTTTCAAGAACCGGCGATACAAAATAATCCGGATGGTTGGGGACCTTACGAGTTGCCCGATCAATTCAAAGACATACCGTACCAGCCATTTTCAAAGGGTGATAGGCTTGGGAAG ATTTCCGATTGGACCGGAGCAGCTTTCCAAGACAAAAAGTTCACCA acaAATATGCGTCCCAATTTGGCTCGGGAAGTCAGTACGCGTATTACCACGATGAGGATGAGTCGACTTTCCATCTGGTGGATACGACGCGAGTACAGAAGCCGCCGTACCAGCGTGGTCGTTTCGGAAAGAACCAACGGAACATGAGAGGTCGAGGAGGACAGAGAGGTGGCATCAATCAAATGCAACAGCTTGGAAAGCTGAAATTGAGGGAGCGGGAGAGAAAAGGACAGACAAAACGTTGGGGTCGGCAACAGGGCTTGAGGAATCACAAAAATCAGCCGCCAATAAAAATTCGGGATGCGTCCGTGACGGTGCGTCCGGATTGGGTGACGATAGAGGAAATGGATTTTCCACGATTGGCAAAGCTCTCGTTGCCAGGAGTAAAAGACGGCGAGGATATTCTATGCGCGGGCTCGTTAGAATATTACGATAAAACGTACGATCGTGTGAACGTTAAAAGTGAGAAACCGTTACAGAGAATCGACCGAATCTTCCACACGGTGACGACAACCGACGATCCGGTGATTCGTAAGTTGTCGAAAACAGAAGGAAATGTGTACGCGACGGACGCCATTCTCGCGACGATAATGTGCTCAACCAGGAGCAATTATTCGTGGGACATTGTGATTGAGAAAATTGGCGATAAGCTATTTTTCGACAAGCGTGACAACACAGAGTTCGACCTCTTAACGGTGAACGAGACGAGCGTCGAGCCGCCCCAGGACGACGGAAACTCTTTGAACTCCCCCCGCAATTTAGCCCTCGAAGCGACCTTCATAAATCACAACTTTTCCCAACAAGTATTGAAGTCGAACGAGCCACGATACAAATTCGAAGAAGGCAATCCTTTCATCTCCGAGGAAGAAGAGAGCGACGTTGCCAGCGTCGCTTATCGATACCGTAAATGGGATTTGAACAACGGCGTCACGCTAGTTTGCCGTTGCGAACACGATGCAGTCATGCAAGGAACCAATAATGATACCCAATTTCTTACGATAAAGGCCCTCAATGAATGGGATTCAAAACTTGCAAATGGAGTCGAATGGAGGCAGAAGTTGGACACGCAGCGAGGCGCTGTCCTCGCCAATGAGCTGCGAAACAATGCCTGCAAACTGGCCAAGTGGACAGTGCAGGCGCTCCTCGCAGGATCCGACCAACTGAAGTTCGGCTACGTCTCCCGTGCCTCCGTGCGGGATTCCTCGAAGCACGTTATCCTCGGAACGCAACAATATAAACCTAACGAATTCGCTACCCAAATTAATCTCAACATGGACAATGCTTGGGGTATCCTACGTTGCATCATTGACATTTGCCTCAAACAGAAAGACGGCAAATATCTTATCATGAAAGATCCCAACAAGCCCATGATTCGACTGTACGATATTCCTGATAATACCTTCGAAAGCGAGGGGgaggaagacgaggacgacgaagagCCGGTCAACGATGCTTTCCAGAATTGA